The following nucleotide sequence is from Endozoicomonas sp. GU-1.
GCAGGATATGCACCAGTCAGCATAGAGATCCACCAGGGCGGGCTGGTTGTTCAGGGCTGCGTCTGCCAGCAGGTTATTCAGTTCATTCACCGTCGTTACCGTCTTGAAGCGGGCACTCTCTGTCTGTTCAGTGGCGCTTTCTATTGCAGGGCTGCTTTTACCCAATAACGGATTCAATGGGTCACTATTGCCCATGGCGGCACCAATAATCAGGCAGGTTCCATAGATCAGACAGAGTATGCCGACGGTCTGTCGGAGCTTCTGGTGCGCTTCTTTCGGGTTGGTGCGAAGAGCGTCCAGGAACACGGCACTGCCAATTAGCAAAGCACCCCACAGGAAGAGCGTGACTGATGGAGCGATAACCCGTTCCAGCATCCAAATGGCGACGCCCAGAAGTAATACGCCAAAGAATGAGCGAACACCATTCATCCATGCCCCGGACTTTGGCAACCAGTGTCTTCCGCCTAACGCCAGGACAAATAAGGGAATACCCATGCCCAGACCCAGGGCAAACAGAGTCAGCCCACCAAACAGGGCATCACCGGTTGAGCTGATATAGATCAGTGCACCGGCCAGGGGGGCTGAGACACAAGGGGAAACCACCAGCGCAGACAACAAGCCCATCACGGCAGCCCCCGACAGGCTGCCTGAATTTTGCTGGCTGCCACTGAGTTTGTCCCGAACCCGGGCGGGCAGCTGTAACTCGTAAAGGCCAAACATACTCAGGGCCAGCAGCACAAAGAGTATTGCCATAGGGATCAGCAGCCATGGGGATTGGAGTTTTGCCTGAAGGTTCAGGCTGGCACCAAACAGCCCCATTAATGTACCGGCAATGGCAAAGGTGGCTGACATGGTGAGTATATAGGTCATCGTCAAAGCTATGGTACGGGTTTTGCTCTGTGCCCTGGTTCCCAGGATCAGGCTGGACAGTATCGGGAACATGGGCAGGACACAGGGCGTCAGGCTAAGGCCAATACCCGCGAGGACAAAAAGGAGTAGCGCTATCGGCAGGCTGTTCTGTTCCAGCTGCTGCTGAAAGGCGTTCCCGGAGTCTGATGAGGCCGTAAGGGTAACACTGGCTGAAACGGGCGAATCACTGACTTGGGTAATCACCAATGGAATAACAACTTTATGGGGTGGATAACACAATCCGGCCATGGCACAGCCCTGGAAGCCGATTTCCAGTTCCGGCAGGTTGCCTGAGTGGTTGGCAGGAACTTTGATTACCAGGTTTTCACTGAATACTTCCAGTTCTTTATTGTAATAAGGGTCAAAAATCGCTTCACCGGCAGGATAGTCAGCTGCACCCAGTGTTGAGATATCGGTTATCGGCGTGAAGGTGAAACGGTGCTTATAAAGGTAGTGCTCTGGTTTTACAGCAACATTAATGATCGCCGAACCTCGCTCAATTCGCCCGGTGAATTGAAAGGCTTCTTCGACCGGAAGAAAACCCTGGTTTTCGCTGGGTTCTGCCCCGAATAACTGGCTCAGGTTGGCCTGGGCAGATATTGAGATTAACAGACCCAGAAAAAGGGGCCAGATCAGGCGGAGTTGGCATTTTGGCATATAAGCTGCTGTTTATAATGGTGAATACTATGTATTGTGCAGTGATATACCAGAGATGCAAGTAGGAGCGGGCTTGCAGAGAGAAGAAAACAGCAGAAATAAGTGAAAAAGCTCAGGTCGAAACCTGAGCCATAAGGAATATCAGCCTTTATAGTTGGCGGCAGACTTCTTGATGACTTCCAGGGCCGCTTCGGAACCTTCCCAGCCATCAATCTTGACCCACTTGCCAGGCTCAAGATCTTTATAGTTTTCAAAGAAGTGTTCAATCTGCTGGAGCAGCAGGGCTGGCAGATCTGTGTATTCTTTAACGTTTTTGTAGAGCGTGGAGAGTTTGTCGTGAGGAACGGCAATCAGCTTCTCGTCACGGCCACTTTCGTCAGACATGTTCAGCATGCCGACAGTACGGCAGCGAATAACTGAGCCCGGGATAACCGGGTAAGGTGTTACTACCAGAACGTCAAGAGGGTCGCCATCGTCAGCCAGGGTCTGGTTGATGTAACCGTAGTTGGCTGGGTAGAACATTGGGGTTGCCATAAAGCGGTCAACCAGGATGGCATCCATATCCTTGTCAACTTCGTACTTGATTGGCGAAGCATTGGCAGGGATTTCGATAATGACGTAGATGTCTTCTGGCAGACTTTTACCAGCAGGAACAGATGAGTAGCTCATTGACAGTCAATCTCTGTGTGAGGTCAGTTTGAAATTGCCGCGTATTATATAGAGTTTGTTACGCTCTTTTCCACTTGTAAGGGGTATTCCGCCCGGGAACCCGTGAGTACACCCGGGGCTGGCCTGCTGGTATTGCCTGTTTTCGGCTGCTTATGCTCAGCTAGCTGTTTGATTAGAAATAAAAATATTTCGTTGTCAGTCGCTGGCGTGAGCTGGCTTCATAAGCCAAGAGAGATGATTGTGAGATCGATCACTTTTGACGATTGCAAGACCCCAAAGTTGTTGCAGATGGAAATCTGGTGGGCATACTCAGTCCCAAAGATTTGATGTCTGCAGTTCTCGAATTTTATGAACGCCCGGTGGATTCTGCATAATTGACTTGCCAACCCGGTCGATTTTTTCGGTATCTTGATGCATTTCATGAAATACCTGCTTTCAGAGTTATTACTTTAATTTATATTTTTAATTAAGAAATTTTTTTAATTCTCTTTGTTTATTAATTTTGCTTTTCATTCATCAGCTAGACTTTTTCTTTATAGATTGGATATTTTTGAAAAGGAATTTGCATGGGCAGCACAATTTCTCCTCCTACGGGCCGTCATCCGTCATCACCACTTAATGGTTCATCCTCAGAGCCTGAGTCAGGAAAAGAGGGGACTATGGTTACTCCTTATGGCTCTCGTAAAGTGACGGCCTCCAAAGTGGGCAAAGGAGATCCTTCTGTTCGAGGTGAAAAAGCGCATGATTCTGTAGTTCACCCTCCGGGGGAGAGAACGGTTAAACCTCAACAGGACTCATTGCCATCTTTAAATCCAGTTCCTGATAAGGCTGAAGATGGTCCGGGGCCAAACCTTGATTCTACTGAAGCGAGATTATCGGCACCTGATTTGCCTGAAAGAGCATCTGCTGATAATACACTGCCCAACAATGAAGAGTCTCGTTCATTTCCATCGACTCATGATTCCCGTGTTGAAAAGGGTTTGTATGGTGATCCATTAGAACCTGAACACCATGAAACAATCTTATCACCGGTTGACGAAGATGAAATTATGTCGGTAACCACTGAGCTTGCCGCAGAGCCTGGTAATGTCAGGACACATGAAATGTCGCCCAGGCATGATACCAGCAGGTTGTTTGGGCCTGACTTTGGCACCGCAGTGGGACAGATTGTCAGAGAAAACAGAGATCCTGAGCATTCTGAAAGTAAGCTTCCGTCTCGTATTAACCCGCCTGCGGCCCATAGTAAAACGTCATCGATGGATGATGAATCGGACGTTGCAAGTGTTTCGATTGAAGGCGGTGGTCTTGATGATGATCCAGCCGTTAGGAGTGGTGGTTCAGTCACTATTGAAGGAGGGGGGGATAAAACCAGTAAAAAGCTATTTCAGCGAGTATTGGGTGCAATTAACAAATTGTTGAATGTGGTCAAAAATAACCCGCTATGGGCTGGATTTGTGATTTGTAGCGCCATTTTTCTTATCACTCTCATGGTAGGACAACCTTATGCAGCGATGTTTTTTGCAATTTGTGCCCTGGCTTTTCTGGGCGTGGCTTTGGGGGTAACAGCGTTTAATATTAGTAAACCGCAGAATGCATCACAGGGTAATAGTGGTCAGAACCAGAATCCACAAAATCCACAGAGTCCACAAAATCCACAGAATCAACAGAGTTCACAGAATTCTCCGGAAGACAGAACACAGACTCACTCAGAGACATCAACCACCAGAACTGAATCTGGCTCAAGCCCACACCCAGGTCCCGGTGGCAGGGATGACAGGCCGACGATAACAGAATCACGGCGACCCTCCTCTGCCAGTAATGGTAGAAGTGAGCCAACCGTCACAGGAGGCAGGGCCTCCAATGCGGCAACGCAAACGGAGGAGGGAGCGAGTGACGATGAACTCGCTGACAATCTTTATAAATTCCAGCAACTGATCATTAAAAACTTCGTCCAATTTTCAAATGGGGCTCATGCTCCAGAACAATGGAGTAGGAACTCTCAGAAACCGGTCAGAGAGATTGATGAAATGACCTTAAAAAAGGTAACGGACGCTGCGGTAGGCCTTTATGACCAGTTTCGCCATGTTACGGACCATAGAGATAACCATGGTTCTGATACTTTTCAGAATGCCAGAATATCTGAGGTTGAAAAGCAAACGAATCAGCTGATGGATTTAATAGAGCCTACAGATGCGTTTATTGAAATATTGACGAATAAAGTTTACAAGCAATTCCCTGACGATAGGCTGTGTCCTGACCCAAATGCTGAACCACTGAGCATCGGTGATACGCGCAGACGACTGGAGAGTTTTGGTGATAAGGCTATGCAGGGGATCGAGTTTTTTGATCTGTTGGTTGAGTTTGTCCGGGCGGCAAAGGCTTATAGAAAAGATAGAATGGGGAATGGGGGTAAAGTCAGGCCTGTTGCTGAGCCAGCCCCTTTATCTGTACAAACTCCGATGTCCGCTCCAAAAGGTGGTTTGGATGATGAGTTACCAGAATAAACGGATAAACGGCATAAATAAAAGTGGTGAAAAAAAACCGAGCTAAAAGTCATTGTCGTGATTTTATAAATAAATGATTTTTTGAATTTCTTTTTATAAAAAGAAATCGACCAATGTGTAATTGGCAAAAACGTTGTTTCATAACCTAAAGTTAAAGAAGCGACTTAACGGATATTCAAAATGACAGGGAGTCACTAATGAGTACCTCCATTGGCGGTGTGGATTCTTCCAGTAGCGAATCTGGAGAAAACCCCAAAACCGTTACCTTGAATGATGGCAGGATTAATTCACTCCGGGCTGCCGGCTATACCGATGCCCAGATTGAAGCATTGTTATCAATGGCTGACCCGGATGATCAGGGCAACTCGCTAACCCCCACCCACTTTTACTCGGTTAATAAGCAGACACTGAACTCGCTTAGATATACGGGACAGCTTGATGAAGCGTCACAGAAACTGGTCTATTTACAGGCACCTGTCGCCATGGTTCAGGAGGTCAGTAATCCGGCGAACTGGAATGGTGATAACTACATAGGTCCCGGAGCGTCACAAATCAACGCGTATCTGATGGGCGAACCAGTGGATTTCACCAAGCCCAGCCTGGATGCCTTGATTATGGGCGTGCTGACAGCCCGGGCAGATATTCTCCAGACACAACTGGAAGACCAGATAGAGTCCATCAATCAGAAAAATGATTTGCTGGAAGAGGCCAATATGTATTTGGCCAAAGCCAAGGAGAAAAAGGCAGCGGCTGGCACGTCAGGCACTTCCATGATGACAAAGGATATGGTGGATTTCTGGAAACAGATGGGCGCTCAGACTGACCGAAGCGGTAATGATGATAGTCATAATTCTGCCGAGTGGGATGCCAATATTGAGCATTTGAAATCAAAAATTGAATCGCTGACCAGTCAATCACAACTGCAAACCACCAAGCTTCAACAGACTATCAATAAATACAACCAGACGTTTGAAATGCTCTCTAATTTTATCAACAAGTACTTCCAGTCCATAAGTACTATTATTCAAAATATGCGTTAACTCATGGAGGAGTCACACGTGAATAGTGAAGATCTGAATTATGAAGGTGCAGAACTTGAAGACAAGCTCATGAATTTCTTCGGTGAGGGGGGAACCTTCAAAGATTTGAAAAACTTGAGTGATGATGCCATGGAAGCAATATACTCAGTTGCCTACAATCTTTATCAGGGTGGAAAGTACGAAGAAGCAACGAAAGTTTTTCAATTCTTGTGTTTTTACGACCATTTCAATCGTAAATACTTTCTTGGATTAGGTGCCTGTCAACAAATGCAGAAACAATACGACAGCGCCATCGAGATCTTCTCATTTGCTACTCTTCTGGATTCTGATGATCCCCGACCAATGATGTATATCGGCGATTGTCATTTAGCGAAAGGCGACAGGGAAAAGGCTCAGACTTCTTATGAGACTTGCATTGATTGGGCCGGTGATAGCTCGGAATATGCCAAGGATCTGGAACGTGCCAAAAATATGCTGGAAAATCTAAAATAGCCAGGGAGTAAGCAGAATGGATGGTATCCAACAGGGGTATTCGGCGGGGCAGATACCACAACAGGCGGGTATAGACCCATCACTCCGGCAACAACAGACCGACCAGGTTGAGCAAAAAGAAACAGTCAGTCGTGGTTATCCGGAGCAAAACACGGTATCGACGAATCAGGTTCAGGAGAATATTTCTCCTCCCCTTAAGCCGAAGCACAGTCTGGATGTTCCTGCGAAAGGCTCAGATTCTCCTTCTGAAAAAGTCCTCAAGGAGATCTCTGTTTTTTCCGAAATCCAGAAGCTGAGTAAAACGAACCCTGAAGCGGTAAAGCTTGGTCTGGCTTCTGAGGCAGTGATTGAACAAGGTGGCAAGGATTATTTGGCTCTGGTTACTGGTGATCTGAAAGCCTTTGCCGAAGGGCCAGGCGGGCGGCCGAATCCACTGGCGGGTCATATCAGTTCTATGCAGAGCAACAAGGACCATCTGTTGTCCATGGGTTACAGTAATGAGCTGGTTGATGGAATGCTGAAATTGGCTGACCCGAAAGATCCGGATAACTCCCTGAGGACCATGCATTCGTTCTCTGCCCAGGTGGGTGGCAAACTTGCCGGTGATGACTCGCTTGGACAGCTGGGTGATCTTTTTGCCGATACTTTCAACAAAGTTGCCAACCTGAAAGGGGGACCCACAGACCTTCAAAAAGAATTGCAAGCTGAACTGAAGGCCTTTACTTCAACATTCCTGAATCCAAATAAAACGCTTGATGTGGATACTGCTACTCAAATGCTGATGCAAATTCAGACCAAGTTGCAGGACAGCCGTCTGGTATTCAACCAGGAAAATATCAAAATTAATGAGCAACAGCGACAGCAGGTTTCAGAAAAACGGTTGGCAAAGATTGCTGAATCTATTGAAAAAGCGGAAGAAGCCAAAGAGTCGGGGGCGATCGCTAAAATATTCGGTTATATAGCCGTAGCTCTCATGGCTGTTGTTATGGTTGTTATGTTTGCTACGGGTGTTGGTTCGCCATTAGCCATGGGGCTCATGGCCGCATGTCTGGCTCTGACCGTGATGATGACTGTTTCTTCCGAAACCGGTGACTGGATGAACAAGGGAGTTGCCGCGATCTTCGAGGCATTTGGTGCGAATGAAGACCAGGCCATGATTGGCGCGATGGTGTTCTGGTCGGCCTTGATTCTGGTAATGAGTCTTGGTGGCGCGTTTGCCGGGGGGGGGGGGCCAGTGCTGCGGCTACAGCAGCGAGTGCGACTTCCCAGGGTACCGCTGCGGCGGCGGGTGGTGCATCCAGTGCCGCGACAGTCACAGCCTCGGCAACAACGACGGCGGCAACAGCGACAGCCAAGACAGCCAAGATGGCAGCGATCACCACTCGCTGTACCCAGGCTGCCAGACTTACTGGTGGGGCTGCCATGATTGCTGATGGTTCGGTCAATGTCCACATTACCAACCTGAATTATGACGCAGATATGTTAAGAGCCGAGGCGAAAGAGCTGTATGCCTGGATGCTGGCCAATCAGCATGCCATCGATAACATAACTGAGGATATACAAAAGGTTATCGAGGATATGCAGCAGGTATGGCAAGTCATGACCAGCATGATGAAAGACAACCACGATACGATGACCAAGCTCAATAGCTCTCTCAAAGGATAATAAATAAAAGTTGCTTTACCCTTAACAATGATACATGGAGGTAACTCATGGCCGAGGGAATTTCTAGTGCAGACCGGGCGGCACACAATGCAAATATGCAGATGCTCCTTGAAAAACCAGCAGCAGCTGACGCAAAGAAAGCGGCAATCAAAAAAGGCGATATTGACTTTCAGCAAGAGAGCGTGCGTCTCGCCTCAACCAAACACGCTAAATCTGAGGTTTTGAACGAGCTTAACAAGGCAGGTCAACAGGCCAAGCCCTCCCTGGCCTCGCCCGATGATCTGTCACCGAATCAAATGACCAATGCCAGTAAAACCCTGGCTACTTTGTCCAAGTCAACCGACGAGGCCATGGAGTCAACCAAACAGCTGTTCACTAATATCCAGAATGGCACGGTGACCAAAGGTGAAACCGCAAAGCTGAAATCACAGGCGGCGCTTCTTGATGATGCAGCCTCGCACATGCAGATGCTTTCCGGCAAAGGTGTGGAAACCTCTGAAGGAAAGCGGCAGGTGCTGGCCGGTATGGGCGGCTTTCAGAAGACTCAGCTGGATAACCTGGAAAAGCTGTCAACCTCTAAAGATATCCAGACGTTTCTTGCCGATCAGCATGGAGGAGCAAAAGGTCTGGACCAGAAAACGGCCATCCTGAGATCTCTGGGTTTTTCAGACAGCCAGATCAAAACGATGATCTCTCTTGCGCCGCCGGATACTGACGGTAGTCGTCTGGATATGATGCGCTCAGCAGGCTCTGATACCAAGGCCGTTCTGCAGGCGCTGGGGTTTGGTGCCGATACGGCCAAAGGGCTGGCAGCACTATTGAACGGCAAACTTGGTCAGCTTGGCAGTGCAGAGCAAAAGCAGCTGCTGGCCAAAATGGGCTTTGGCCAGGAGGAAATACAGGTTATTCTGCAAGCCAGCAATCCAACGTCATTAAAGAACCAGTCTGCCCTGATGCGTAATGCTCCCCAGGGACTTTCACAATTTCTAATGAACAGCAGCAAGGGAATGAACCTGCTTGCTGCTGGCGAATCCTTTGCGGATATGAAAATGCTTGAGCAGATGGTGGATATCTTTGCCGTGATGGAGCTTCTGTTCAAGATGAGTGCCAACCAGCGTGCTGCCTCAAGGGAGTCTCGTTCCATTGAGCAGCAGGCGGCAAAAACTGAGATTCTGAACCAGGCAGAAGAAATGAAGAATGCAGCCCTGATGACTGCCATTGGTGGCTGGGTCAGTGCTGGTACCAAGATCATTTCCGGTGGTATCCAGGTCGGTATGTCAGCCAAAGCTGGCGGACTGGACCAGGGGAATATGCAACGGCAGGTAGCGATTGGTAATGGTCTTTCCCAGATGACCGCTGCAAGCGGTGATATGATCAAGGCTGGTACAGACTACCAGGCAGGCATGCATCAGGCCCAGGGAAAATTACACGAGGCAAGCCAGAGAATGCATGATTCTGCTGCACAGTCTGATAGCGAGTTTATGAACCTCCATCAGGATATGGTGAAAACGGTGATCAGCAAGATGGATGAGATCATCCGCTCATGGTTTGAAACACTCAAATCGACAACAAGAGCCTGATTACAGGTCAATCGCTTGATCTTGACGACACAATCAAAGGACGTGGTTTATAAGATGTAGCCAACCCTGCGGGTTGGCTTTTTCTTGCACAGAGGGAAAGCATGGGTAATCCACTTGGAGGAATACAAGCCTCAGCAGCGGTGCAGCAGATGCAGGCTCCCGGTGCGGCTGGCGAGAGCGCAGCTGGCAAGGCTGGGAAACTGTCAACCGGGCAGGGGGTAGAAGCCTCCAATAAATCATCGATGCTTTCCACTGCCGATGCTGCGGAAGAACTCACCAGTTTGTTGGCTAAGTTCAAGAATCCAAAAGACTTTAAAGCAGATAAGGGTAAATCGGCAAGTGCGCGGCAGCTTGAATTAATTGAAAAAATCAAGAATGTTGAAGAAGTTCCTGAAACACAGGATTTCAAAAGACGATTTCCTAAAGAATCAAAAGAGGATTATCGACAAGAAGACTATCTTAAAGGGGCAAAAGAGGAGTTCAAGGACCCTTACCACCAGTATCTTGCGCTTTATGAGATCGCTGTTGATTTTAAAGCCGATCCTGACGCCCTGCCTAAAGATGAAATTTTTAAAGCCATTGAAGCGCTTGAAAATGAGCATCCTCAATATATTGAGATTGGCAGAGAGATCTCAAACGCTGCTGGTAAACTGGCCGAGGACTACCATCCCGGTAAAACCCCGGATGAAGTTCGTTCGCAGCTATATGGTCATGTCAAGGATCATAAATCCCTCGGCGCAGCATTTAAAGACCTGACTAATAACCAGGGTGGGGTGGATGCAGATCCGGACAATAACCAGGTGGCGACTGGTTTTGAGAACTCAGTCGATAGAAGACTCAGGGTTTTGAGTGGCGAGTTGAATTCCATGACCTCCAAAACAGAAGACACCCACCTGCGCTCAGTGATTAATGATATGACGACCTTGAAAAGGCTGGTGGGTATCCATGATTGCTGTATGGAAACACAAGGGGAGATGAGAAGGCCACCGGTTAGTATTGGGCAATTTGATGGTCAGAAATATATGACCAATGTTCTGGATTTGTTGGATCAACAGTTTGTTTCAGGAAGTGACTTTACCAGTTTAATTAAGAAAATGGGGCTGAGTGAGCAGCCCGTTGAAGTCAGAACGGCCTTCATGAATAAGACTGCGACCTTGATTCGTGAGATTCCGGAAGAAATTTTTGCCAATGAACAAATTAAAGAAAGCCTGAGTCAAGCAATCCTGGAAGTACAGGATAATCTGGTTTTGGAAGAAGAAGGTTCTGTGAAGACGGATGAAAATTATGGCAAGGGTGGAGAAACTGAAGTCTCGGAAGATGCGTTAAAAGGTTTTCTTGGTTCAAACAGTATTATTGATGATTTGGGTCGTGAATTCAAAGGGGCTCAGGAACCAGATAATCCGTTTATGGCATCCACTGGTGTTCCCACTCTTGGAGCTGGAACGATGCAGCCTGAGCCTGCGGCACAGGGTGAAACGTCAACGACAGCAACTAAAGCCACCGTTGACCCGGCAACAGCCACCTCTCCTGAGGTGACTGCCAAAGGAGGTGCCAATGGGGCATCCGAGGTGACGGCAAAGGGCAGCTTTGATGGGCTTTCCGATCAAGAGCTCATACAGAAACAGGATGAGTTACTGGATAAGGCCCGGGGTTTGCATCAACGCAAGGATACCAACTTTGTTTTTGACTGCTCATTAACTGCATTGCAGCATGCAGAAGAGAATGGTGTTGATATTATTGATGCGCTGAAAGATGTCGCCAGCCAACGGGGTAAAGCCTTTGCCAAAGATCTTAAAGTGGCTATTACCCCCGAAGGGGAGGGCAAAGAACTGCAGCTTATTCCGCCAGATACCAAAGCGCTGGGAGAGTGGGTGAAAACTCATCCTGGTCAAAGTGTGAATGATCTGGTTCGTACGGCAATGGAAGTATTGAAAGAGGATCGTGGTCCGGATTTAGATCTTGAGCAGTTAGAAAACAATCTTGCCAGCCTTAAATCAACCATTGCTGAAATAGATTCGAAAATAAAGAAAAGGCCATCTAAATCCTTTAGAGACAGTGTGTCTCCTCACCTCAAAGAAGGTCCCTTCAGTGCTCGTTTGAAGTCGTTCTTTAAGCATCCGTTTGACCCAATTAGTGAGCCGAAAACACGTCCGCTGGGTACTGATATCTTTGACCGGATGGAATACTCCCACACGTTCAGCATCAGGGCTGAGGAGAAAAGCCTGTCTGTTGAGTCAAGCTGGGATGAGTCTGACGGTCAGGATGCCGCGGAGGGTATGCAGGTCGAGGCAACCCTGGATGCAACGGGAAATCAGGAGGTAGATGATGGAATGACGGTTGAAGCAACATTTGAGACTGACAATGCTTCAGTTCCGTCAACTCCTGCCAGGGGAACCGCAGCGTTTATTGCCGCTAAGGTTCAAGGGCAAGTAGAAGGGGAATCATATGGTGATATCGGTGATGTCCTTAAAGATATCCAGTCAATGGCTGGGGACAAGGCTCAGTTAGAACAGTTACTTGGTTATATGGAGCAGGCAAAAGAATCGCAAATTGAAATACCTCTACTGGGTGGTAATGAAACAAAGATCGAGACGTACATCCAGTCACTGGTTGATCTTCAGGGGGCTCCGCGGATGAATCCGGGAGGATATGAACCACCAGCGGGTGAAGTGAAAAGTTAAGGAGGACGAATGGATTGGCGTAATAGCGTAGTCTCTGAATTTGCTGAGGCCATGGGCATCAAGGGGTTCGATTTCGGTGATACCGGCGTAGCATGCTTTGAAATTGAGGGTGCCGGATCCTTTTATATGGAACAAAAGGAAGAGGGCGTTTTGATGTATCTGGCCCGGGAGATAGACCCCTTTAATAGTCTGCCCGTGTTAGAAAGTGCACTGGCAGAGTGCCATTACAAAAAGAGCTTTCCTTATCCTTTACAGGTAGGCCTTCAAGAAAATCAACTGGTTATCTGTTTGTTTGTGGATGATTCTGATTTCAACCGCCCTAGTGTGGAGCGCGCTATGCAGTTTTTGATGAACAAGGCAGATGAGCTAAAATTGTAAGATAAAAATATTAAAAAGCTGTTTTTAAACAGATAAGAGGATTTTAAGTACCTCAACCAATCAATAATGAATAGAGGTTACTATCATGGCGGACAATATTATCAAGACAGGTAATCTGGCGGATAAAGCGCTGGAAAAAACCCAGGAAGGCTTTGCCAATCCGAATCAACCAGAAGATGGGGCGGCAGGCCGTTTCGCCCAGCTGGTTTCGCCAGATGGAGCCTCTCAGGCGGCGAACGTTAAACCTATTGACGTGGCAGCTAATCCGGATGCCCCGGCCCTGACGCTGGGAGACAAGGTGCTTCAGGGAATGCAGGGTCTCAGGAATCATGTGGAAGGCAGGGCTGACCTGGTCAAGCAGCACCTGGCACCCGGTGAGGCGATGGGGATGAAGGATATGTTCAAAACTCAAATGGCTATGACCAAT
It contains:
- a CDS encoding EscI/YscI/HrpB family type III secretion system inner rod protein, whose amino-acid sequence is MADNIIKTGNLADKALEKTQEGFANPNQPEDGAAGRFAQLVSPDGASQAANVKPIDVAANPDAPALTLGDKVLQGMQGLRNHVEGRADLVKQHLAPGEAMGMKDMFKTQMAMTNLMITEDYIGKIVSKSTQTFDTLLRNQ
- the sctE gene encoding type III secretion system translocon subunit SctE — encoded protein: MVGLDSGNESWWRVCRGGGASAAATAASATSQGTAAAAGGASSAATVTASATTTAATATAKTAKMAAITTRCTQAARLTGGAAMIADGSVNVHITNLNYDADMLRAEAKELYAWMLANQHAIDNITEDIQKVIEDMQQVWQVMTSMMKDNHDTMTKLNSSLKG
- a CDS encoding SycD/LcrH family type III secretion system chaperone, which encodes MNSEDLNYEGAELEDKLMNFFGEGGTFKDLKNLSDDAMEAIYSVAYNLYQGGKYEEATKVFQFLCFYDHFNRKYFLGLGACQQMQKQYDSAIEIFSFATLLDSDDPRPMMYIGDCHLAKGDREKAQTSYETCIDWAGDSSEYAKDLERAKNMLENLK
- a CDS encoding TyeA family type III secretion system gatekeeper subunit, translated to MGNPLGGIQASAAVQQMQAPGAAGESAAGKAGKLSTGQGVEASNKSSMLSTADAAEELTSLLAKFKNPKDFKADKGKSASARQLELIEKIKNVEEVPETQDFKRRFPKESKEDYRQEDYLKGAKEEFKDPYHQYLALYEIAVDFKADPDALPKDEIFKAIEALENEHPQYIEIGREISNAAGKLAEDYHPGKTPDEVRSQLYGHVKDHKSLGAAFKDLTNNQGGVDADPDNNQVATGFENSVDRRLRVLSGELNSMTSKTEDTHLRSVINDMTTLKRLVGIHDCCMETQGEMRRPPVSIGQFDGQKYMTNVLDLLDQQFVSGSDFTSLIKKMGLSEQPVEVRTAFMNKTATLIREIPEEIFANEQIKESLSQAILEVQDNLVLEEEGSVKTDENYGKGGETEVSEDALKGFLGSNSIIDDLGREFKGAQEPDNPFMASTGVPTLGAGTMQPEPAAQGETSTTATKATVDPATATSPEVTAKGGANGASEVTAKGSFDGLSDQELIQKQDELLDKARGLHQRKDTNFVFDCSLTALQHAEENGVDIIDALKDVASQRGKAFAKDLKVAITPEGEGKELQLIPPDTKALGEWVKTHPGQSVNDLVRTAMEVLKEDRGPDLDLEQLENNLASLKSTIAEIDSKIKKRPSKSFRDSVSPHLKEGPFSARLKSFFKHPFDPISEPKTRPLGTDIFDRMEYSHTFSIRAEEKSLSVESSWDESDGQDAAEGMQVEATLDATGNQEVDDGMTVEATFETDNASVPSTPARGTAAFIAAKVQGQVEGESYGDIGDVLKDIQSMAGDKAQLEQLLGYMEQAKESQIEIPLLGGNETKIETYIQSLVDLQGAPRMNPGGYEPPAGEVKS
- the ppa gene encoding inorganic diphosphatase — protein: MSYSSVPAGKSLPEDIYVIIEIPANASPIKYEVDKDMDAILVDRFMATPMFYPANYGYINQTLADDGDPLDVLVVTPYPVIPGSVIRCRTVGMLNMSDESGRDEKLIAVPHDKLSTLYKNVKEYTDLPALLLQQIEHFFENYKDLEPGKWVKIDGWEGSEAALEVIKKSAANYKG
- the dsbD gene encoding protein-disulfide reductase DsbD, whose translation is MPKCQLRLIWPLFLGLLISISAQANLSQLFGAEPSENQGFLPVEEAFQFTGRIERGSAIINVAVKPEHYLYKHRFTFTPITDISTLGAADYPAGEAIFDPYYNKELEVFSENLVIKVPANHSGNLPELEIGFQGCAMAGLCYPPHKVVIPLVITQVSDSPVSASVTLTASSDSGNAFQQQLEQNSLPIALLLFVLAGIGLSLTPCVLPMFPILSSLILGTRAQSKTRTIALTMTYILTMSATFAIAGTLMGLFGASLNLQAKLQSPWLLIPMAILFVLLALSMFGLYELQLPARVRDKLSGSQQNSGSLSGAAVMGLLSALVVSPCVSAPLAGALIYISSTGDALFGGLTLFALGLGMGIPLFVLALGGRHWLPKSGAWMNGVRSFFGVLLLGVAIWMLERVIAPSVTLFLWGALLIGSAVFLDALRTNPKEAHQKLRQTVGILCLIYGTCLIIGAAMGNSDPLNPLLGKSSPAIESATEQTESARFKTVTTVNELNNLLADAALNNQPALVDLYADWCISCKIIERTVFPDPLVTDQLARIALIKLDITDNTQEHQKFLNQHQLFGPPALLFFNASGSELPALKSQGEITALQLHQKLTKLLTASGTTTDV